A single genomic interval of Zobellia nedashkovskayae harbors:
- a CDS encoding lipopolysaccharide biosynthesis protein, which yields MSLKKRVLSNGLASIFQKGVRVLEQLFLVPFFISAWGAAYYGEWLTLTIIPSVIAFSNLGFGSAAANSFVLSYAAGHKQEAANISKTGVYIISIMVFVAMLISTVAIFTLDYFHVFDKSLIDSQEAILAVSILIFSQLLTFYLQLIEAYYRSAQKAALSINLITSKAAANLGAGLLVLLLGYGIVEFAISQLLVMLIFMTVYWIKGRQVIGLFKIHSGVKDSIILKDITTKGLSYLMLPLWQIIYFQGTTFVVRIVLGPEAVAIFNTVRTLSRSFNQVLYMVEPTVFPELINQIGKGDWKTAQKIFRLSILGVFALSAIGFVFLAMFGLWFYGIWTNNELEVPETMWYLFISGMLLNALWYTTEMVFRAVNQPRKMGIYGIIAALISITCTYLLSRQFGLNGAAMGAISLDLILVFLVMPAGCKIMRMSVGELFSHGLDDFKLLYTKVQLKFLSSKN from the coding sequence ATGTCACTAAAAAAAAGGGTTCTTAGCAATGGGCTGGCCTCCATTTTCCAAAAAGGAGTTCGGGTGTTGGAACAATTGTTTCTGGTTCCGTTCTTTATCTCTGCCTGGGGTGCTGCGTACTATGGAGAGTGGCTTACTTTGACCATAATACCTAGTGTAATTGCATTTTCTAACTTAGGCTTTGGATCCGCCGCCGCAAATAGTTTCGTTTTAAGTTATGCTGCCGGTCATAAACAAGAAGCAGCTAACATTAGTAAAACCGGGGTATATATTATTTCCATAATGGTATTTGTAGCCATGTTAATTAGTACAGTTGCTATTTTCACCTTAGATTATTTTCATGTATTTGATAAATCCCTAATTGATAGCCAAGAGGCAATACTAGCAGTATCTATCCTTATTTTTTCACAGCTATTAACCTTTTACCTACAGCTCATTGAGGCATATTACAGATCCGCTCAAAAAGCTGCTTTAAGTATTAATTTGATAACATCCAAAGCGGCCGCTAATTTGGGAGCAGGGCTATTGGTTTTACTATTAGGCTATGGAATTGTTGAATTTGCAATTTCGCAACTTTTGGTTATGTTGATTTTTATGACGGTTTATTGGATTAAAGGTCGTCAAGTTATTGGGCTATTCAAGATACACAGTGGTGTAAAGGATTCTATAATCTTAAAGGATATCACTACTAAGGGACTAAGCTATTTGATGTTGCCCCTTTGGCAAATCATCTATTTTCAAGGAACAACATTTGTGGTTCGTATTGTATTGGGGCCAGAAGCAGTAGCCATATTTAATACGGTCAGAACTTTAAGTCGTTCCTTTAATCAAGTACTTTACATGGTTGAACCTACAGTTTTTCCTGAACTTATTAATCAAATAGGTAAAGGAGATTGGAAAACAGCTCAAAAAATCTTTAGATTATCTATCCTTGGCGTATTTGCACTATCTGCTATAGGCTTTGTTTTCTTGGCTATGTTTGGTTTGTGGTTTTATGGTATATGGACAAACAATGAACTGGAAGTCCCTGAAACGATGTGGTATCTGTTCATTTCAGGTATGTTACTTAACGCTTTATGGTATACAACCGAAATGGTATTTCGCGCAGTCAATCAACCTCGGAAAATGGGGATTTACGGCATTATCGCAGCTTTAATTTCGATAACCTGTACTTATCTGCTATCACGCCAATTCGGTCTTAATGGTGCTGCTATGGGCGCGATTTCGCTAGACCTTATATTGGTCTTTTTAGTTATGCCTGCAGGTTGTAAAATTATGCGAATGTCAGTAGGTGAATTGTTTTCTCATGGATTAGATGATTTCAAATTATTATATACCAAGGTGCAATTGAAATTCCTAAGTTCAAAAAATTAG
- a CDS encoding GumC family protein: MEQINITKLISKYLKHWPLFAIGIVACLLAVFLYLRYKAETQYETTSTLLVKSQDAGQGSLKGENIKDLGLIKNSYNVDDEIGILRSTGIMEKVISTRSLNINYYVEGRIRDVEIYGDETPIKVLVDETAKVIYDLPITVTLLDNNKYELQASINGEDFKLEQNFGDLVSSPFGTFTIDCREDSRYVDIGKPLYFVIKNTDRVIDNYLANLSVEQSTRTGNLLAIRFLYGHKKKGEYIVAGLIETYVEEMIKYENELAENTIKMIDGRLKLLSGEIQGVEKSVEQFKTKNDLTDVTSNANLYIEQANDYKKLISDYQTEINVINSIELYLEQGNLDTPIPASLSANDPSLTGMIDLYNATLLQKGQMAQSASNANPIIVNLNRTLNDLVKAIIENVRSAKNRLLIAQRNLQSNANKYQAQIAKVPSMERKLVDISRDKSTKEGLYLYLLQKREEEILSLAAPVSSTRIVSLPKAGRFPVSPNKTALYLSGILLGLFLPFCVVYTKGLLSNKVASIEELSSLTTAPILGEISRSTDADIIIANKNSRTPTAELFRLLCFNLEYLKKTEKNQTLLVTSTTKGEGKTFIASNLAITLATNGEKVIVLAFDLRMPSLMKNFDLPDSPGLTDFIIKNDVDIDRITQKHPSIDNLYLIGAGMEVNQVGRLMLSKRIEELITSLKSDYDRIIIDTPPIGLISDAFALNAYIDSTIYIVRKDTTKRDNVKSIESIHKNGKLRNTMVLLNDTKAPESYGYSTRKN; encoded by the coding sequence ATGGAACAGATAAATATCACCAAATTAATCTCAAAATACTTAAAACATTGGCCGCTTTTTGCAATAGGCATAGTAGCGTGCTTATTGGCTGTGTTTCTTTATCTTAGATACAAAGCTGAAACCCAGTATGAAACAACTAGTACGCTTTTAGTAAAAAGTCAAGATGCCGGCCAAGGCTCTCTAAAAGGGGAAAATATCAAGGACCTAGGGCTAATTAAAAATTCTTATAATGTAGATGACGAAATTGGCATATTACGATCAACGGGGATTATGGAAAAGGTTATTTCCACTCGCTCATTAAACATTAACTATTACGTTGAAGGACGAATAAGAGATGTTGAAATATATGGTGATGAAACTCCTATCAAAGTATTGGTTGATGAAACGGCTAAAGTAATCTATGATCTGCCAATAACAGTTACGCTACTAGATAATAACAAATACGAATTACAAGCCTCTATAAATGGTGAAGACTTTAAACTAGAACAGAATTTTGGCGATTTGGTCTCCTCTCCTTTTGGAACTTTCACAATTGATTGCCGTGAAGATAGCAGGTATGTTGATATAGGGAAACCCTTATATTTTGTAATCAAGAATACAGATAGAGTTATTGATAATTATTTAGCTAATCTAAGCGTTGAACAATCTACTAGAACAGGTAATCTTCTAGCTATACGATTTTTATACGGTCATAAAAAGAAAGGTGAATACATTGTTGCGGGCCTTATTGAAACTTATGTAGAGGAGATGATTAAATATGAGAACGAGTTAGCAGAAAACACAATCAAAATGATTGATGGTAGGCTCAAATTACTCTCAGGTGAAATACAAGGTGTAGAGAAATCAGTTGAACAGTTTAAAACAAAGAATGATTTAACGGATGTTACGAGTAATGCCAATCTTTACATAGAACAAGCCAATGATTATAAAAAATTGATCTCTGATTATCAGACTGAAATTAACGTAATCAACTCCATTGAATTATATCTTGAACAGGGAAATCTAGATACTCCTATTCCAGCATCCTTAAGTGCTAACGACCCTTCGTTAACAGGTATGATTGATTTGTATAATGCCACCTTATTACAAAAAGGACAAATGGCACAATCAGCCTCAAATGCAAACCCTATAATAGTAAATCTTAACCGTACCTTAAATGATTTGGTAAAGGCAATTATTGAAAATGTAAGAAGTGCCAAAAACCGTTTATTGATTGCTCAACGCAATTTGCAATCTAACGCTAACAAATATCAGGCACAGATTGCCAAGGTTCCCTCCATGGAGAGAAAACTGGTAGACATTAGTAGAGACAAAAGTACCAAAGAAGGGCTTTACTTATATTTATTACAAAAGCGCGAAGAAGAAATACTTTCACTAGCTGCTCCAGTTTCTTCTACTCGAATAGTAAGTCTTCCAAAAGCCGGGAGATTTCCAGTAAGCCCTAACAAAACCGCACTCTATCTAAGCGGAATTCTTTTAGGGTTATTTTTACCTTTCTGTGTTGTTTACACCAAAGGTTTACTAAGCAATAAAGTAGCGTCTATTGAGGAACTCTCAAGTCTGACTACAGCTCCTATATTAGGTGAAATTTCTAGAAGTACGGATGCAGATATCATAATTGCCAACAAAAACAGTCGTACCCCTACTGCAGAATTATTCCGACTTTTATGTTTTAACCTAGAGTATCTTAAAAAAACGGAAAAGAACCAGACCCTATTAGTTACCTCTACCACTAAAGGAGAGGGTAAAACTTTTATCGCCTCAAACCTTGCAATAACGCTGGCAACTAACGGAGAAAAGGTAATAGTTCTTGCATTTGATTTGAGAATGCCAAGCCTAATGAAAAATTTTGATCTACCGGACTCTCCAGGCCTAACTGATTTTATCATAAAAAATGACGTAGATATTGATAGAATTACCCAAAAACATCCTAGCATAGATAATTTGTATTTGATAGGTGCAGGTATGGAAGTTAATCAAGTCGGCCGATTGATGTTAAGCAAAAGAATTGAGGAATTAATAACATCATTAAAAAGTGATTACGACCGCATTATAATAGATACACCTCCTATTGGTTTAATTTCAGATGCCTTTGCATTAAATGCTTATATAGACAGTACCATCTATATTGTACGAAAAGACACGACAAAAAGAGATAATGTAAAGAGCATAGAATCCATTCATAAAAATGGAAAATTGAGAAATACTATGGTTTTACTGAATGATACAAAGGCTCCGGAATCGTATGGGTATAGTACTAGAAAGAATTAA
- a CDS encoding exopolysaccharide biosynthesis polyprenyl glycosylphosphotransferase, protein MKNFKNSDWIIPVSIAVHLFIINSFLYFLTPETYTNVYYILHYNISWLLITYGLSYYTRKRKEGFFTNIHKVIQLYLIYGLAYFALFGITGRIYKSLEQQLFIYLMICVALTAYRVVFFWLRRKYRMWGGNSVKVVVLGRDKNLKKIRKVFDDSELGYRYMGYFDDKKSKSPTFLGPVMDCFLYILENDIDEIYCVASKFNSKELRNLIDFADNNLIRVKIIPDNKEIYSRGMFIELYETVPVLNLRRVPLDTLFARVVKRTFDLFFSSLVILGILSWLTPLMYILIKLESPGNLYFKQKRHGLKRKTFWCYKFRSMAPSDDADSKMATKGDMRVTRVGRIIRKTSIDELPQFINVFLGEMSVVGPRPHMESHTHDYEVSVDKYLVRHFVKPGITGLAQIRGYRGEITEKKDILNRTKLDIFYVEKWTLKLDIKIIVQTVINAVRGEENAY, encoded by the coding sequence ATGAAAAACTTTAAAAATTCAGACTGGATTATTCCTGTATCGATAGCGGTGCACCTGTTTATTATAAACAGTTTTCTCTATTTTTTAACTCCGGAAACCTACACCAACGTTTACTACATTTTACATTACAATATCTCTTGGTTACTTATAACTTATGGATTAAGTTATTATACCAGAAAACGTAAAGAGGGCTTTTTTACCAATATTCATAAAGTTATTCAGCTTTACTTAATTTATGGTCTTGCCTATTTTGCCCTATTTGGTATTACCGGAAGAATTTACAAATCTCTTGAACAGCAATTGTTCATCTATCTCATGATATGTGTGGCGCTTACAGCCTACCGAGTGGTATTTTTCTGGTTACGAAGAAAATACCGTATGTGGGGTGGTAACTCGGTAAAGGTAGTGGTCCTGGGCCGTGACAAAAATTTAAAAAAAATTAGAAAGGTATTTGATGATTCTGAATTAGGTTACCGCTACATGGGTTACTTTGACGATAAAAAATCTAAAAGTCCTACCTTTCTTGGGCCAGTTATGGACTGCTTTCTCTATATATTAGAAAATGATATAGATGAGATTTACTGTGTAGCCTCAAAATTCAATAGCAAGGAACTTCGTAACCTTATAGATTTTGCGGACAATAACCTTATCCGTGTAAAAATTATACCGGATAACAAGGAAATTTATTCCAGAGGGATGTTTATAGAACTCTATGAAACCGTTCCTGTACTGAACCTTAGACGTGTTCCTTTGGATACGCTTTTTGCGCGCGTTGTAAAACGTACGTTTGACCTCTTTTTTTCATCATTGGTCATTCTTGGAATCCTATCTTGGCTTACTCCATTAATGTATATCCTGATTAAATTAGAATCACCCGGCAACCTCTATTTTAAACAGAAAAGACACGGTTTAAAACGGAAAACTTTTTGGTGTTATAAATTCCGATCTATGGCCCCTTCTGACGATGCTGATTCCAAAATGGCAACTAAAGGCGATATGCGTGTTACACGAGTAGGCAGGATTATTCGAAAAACTAGTATAGATGAACTACCTCAGTTTATAAATGTGTTTTTAGGTGAGATGAGTGTGGTAGGTCCCAGACCACATATGGAATCACACACCCACGATTATGAAGTATCCGTAGATAAATATTTAGTACGTCATTTTGTAAAACCAGGCATAACAGGCCTTGCTCAAATTAGAGGGTATCGTGGTGAGATTACTGAGAAGAAAGATATTTTAAATCGCACCAAACTAGATATTTTTTATGTTGAAAAATGGACTTTAAAATTAGACATAAAGATTATTGTACAAACGGTTATCAATGCTGTGCGTGGTGAGGAAAATGCGTATTAA
- a CDS encoding glycoside hydrolase family 16 protein — protein MRFFLKYSVLLIILGSCSRDVSSIPLDKDEALVDNLSLIKLEGNEASAESTEEQASFVADFDSGTFMLNGKTVTKELLIDPYRIEPRGTNKGAQDNALLFPLSALGVTGNEWTYWIEVTFPDTVTWTDYNFFAESGTINRNNRIVHRITSDSSRRCISEFFGGNDVQYLGSERTDFSVGNGTRILIKTAIDASSIITKFGEDPAWEKEGILPNNFEHLAVGADLLGFQDFPDIKINRVVVFNEKLYNPNDLKPGYDVSAFTEEVFFDDFTSLSIRTGAPNNYQNGQGTWTPRFSYADNDESLKGWSDGRSSAFNADPAFSWPHNWSPFDIEDSTLKIRMNRSVGSEIISEVPINTATGQPYEWIGGVLTTKHSNTFRAPCYIEARIKFPSGKGLWNAFWLYNNYDGHKEIDIAEQWAADITNYGVGQHNLKDDDIIHENLVMNTGMDLTEDYHRYGVVWADGKLVFLLDGKEIHTMEQHNSLTDRSLYIILNTSIGGHQGNPDATALDKNEMLVDWVRVKNRP, from the coding sequence ATGAGATTTTTTTTAAAGTATAGTGTTTTGCTAATTATTTTAGGTTCTTGCTCTCGAGATGTTTCTTCTATCCCGTTGGATAAAGATGAAGCTTTGGTAGATAACTTATCGCTAATAAAATTAGAAGGAAATGAGGCGTCTGCAGAAAGCACGGAAGAGCAAGCTTCTTTTGTTGCAGATTTTGATTCGGGTACATTTATGCTTAATGGAAAAACTGTTACAAAAGAATTACTAATTGATCCATATAGGATAGAACCTAGGGGCACCAATAAAGGGGCGCAAGATAATGCGTTGTTATTTCCTTTAAGTGCACTTGGTGTTACAGGTAATGAGTGGACCTATTGGATAGAAGTTACATTTCCGGATACGGTTACCTGGACTGACTATAATTTTTTTGCAGAATCAGGAACAATAAATCGTAATAATCGTATTGTACACCGTATTACTTCTGATTCTAGTAGGCGTTGTATTTCGGAATTTTTTGGGGGCAATGATGTGCAATACTTAGGAAGTGAACGAACTGATTTTTCCGTAGGTAATGGTACTCGAATTCTTATTAAAACAGCTATTGACGCATCTAGCATAATTACCAAATTTGGAGAAGACCCTGCCTGGGAGAAAGAAGGTATTTTACCAAATAATTTTGAACATCTGGCCGTTGGGGCTGATCTTTTGGGCTTTCAAGATTTTCCAGATATCAAGATTAATCGCGTGGTGGTTTTCAATGAAAAACTGTATAATCCTAATGATTTAAAACCAGGCTATGATGTATCCGCATTTACGGAGGAGGTTTTCTTTGATGATTTTACTTCCCTAAGCATTCGGACAGGTGCTCCAAATAATTATCAAAACGGTCAAGGAACATGGACACCTCGATTCTCTTATGCAGATAATGATGAATCTTTAAAAGGTTGGTCAGATGGTAGGTCTAGCGCATTTAATGCAGATCCGGCATTTAGTTGGCCCCATAATTGGTCTCCTTTTGATATTGAAGATTCTACTCTTAAAATCCGTATGAACCGTTCAGTAGGTTCCGAAATAATTTCAGAAGTGCCCATCAACACAGCAACTGGTCAACCCTATGAATGGATTGGAGGAGTGCTAACAACCAAACATTCCAATACTTTTAGGGCGCCCTGTTATATTGAGGCACGGATAAAATTTCCTTCCGGTAAGGGGTTGTGGAATGCATTTTGGCTTTATAATAATTACGACGGTCATAAAGAAATCGATATAGCTGAGCAATGGGCCGCTGATATTACGAATTATGGTGTTGGACAGCATAACTTAAAAGATGATGATATCATACATGAGAACTTAGTTATGAATACGGGTATGGATTTAACCGAAGATTACCACCGTTATGGTGTAGTTTGGGCAGATGGAAAATTAGTGTTTTTACTGGATGGTAAGGAAATACATACTATGGAACAGCATAATTCACTAACAGATAGGTCGCTTTATATTATTTTGAATACAAGTATTGGTGGCCATCAAGGCAACCCCGACGCAACAGCATTAGATAAAAACGAAATGCTTGTAGACTGGGTGAGAGTCAAAAATAGGCCCTGA
- a CDS encoding O-antigen ligase family protein, whose protein sequence is MHLLLQSCAVTFAMCFLLLRGCNFMHSGNYFKGIILLALSLIPFIGAYLSVMRAPTAFYILFILIAFIIWPVKIWRKVAIVGVVGLIFIISMGPNALNPYLANLTNKQKNHGNNGKIEEVTRITELTLDGTKLTQLFGQGWGSTWASPAFQPIEHPGKRISYAHSFIAYSILKFGIPGYLISILLIVMVFSLFSLAWYRVKVFSYEGTVLLSTMPALLIGIFLEPNYKTLDFSLTLLILIIAFKVANNKSVNTTIELK, encoded by the coding sequence ATGCATTTACTTCTACAATCGTGTGCTGTAACATTTGCCATGTGCTTTCTTTTATTAAGAGGATGTAATTTTATGCACTCTGGAAATTATTTTAAGGGAATTATTCTCTTGGCATTAAGCCTTATTCCTTTCATAGGTGCATATCTTTCTGTAATGCGTGCACCTACCGCATTTTACATCTTGTTTATACTAATCGCTTTTATAATCTGGCCTGTAAAAATCTGGCGCAAAGTGGCCATTGTAGGTGTCGTTGGTTTAATTTTTATTATTTCCATGGGGCCCAATGCTCTTAATCCATACCTAGCTAACCTCACCAATAAACAAAAAAATCATGGGAATAATGGGAAAATAGAGGAAGTAACAAGGATAACAGAACTTACCCTTGATGGCACAAAGCTTACACAATTATTTGGGCAAGGATGGGGTTCTACTTGGGCAAGTCCAGCATTCCAACCAATTGAACATCCCGGAAAAAGGATAAGTTATGCACACTCGTTCATAGCCTATTCTATATTGAAATTTGGTATTCCCGGGTATTTAATTTCCATACTATTAATAGTCATGGTGTTTTCTTTATTTTCTTTAGCTTGGTATAGAGTCAAAGTATTCAGTTATGAGGGCACTGTACTATTATCAACTATGCCCGCGTTACTCATAGGAATATTTTTGGAACCAAACTATAAAACTTTAGACTTTAGCCTAACCTTATTGATTTTGATAATAGCATTCAAAGTGGCAAATAACAAATCTGTAAATACAACTATAGAATTGAAATAA
- a CDS encoding flippase — protein MKFFSKTLKHLNFDFRSVKSGSTVLFNKLLGILLGYLIILYISRTYGPATVGVYTICYTILQIMGNLGRCGTDVYMLQKVSYLYPARDCKLTKYFKKSTQITVIVSLVLTIVLISNSPWVAETFLDSSYTYAVLAVAIGILPMAMININGAVLHGMENFSKFSFSTNTSIFLFSGIFLLISSAITTKDWIVFYSLSFGVVFTLMLGYLWVKNGFKELNQSQKNATISESWLKVLAQSYPMMLTASIMFLVNWTDSLMLGILKDTESVGLYSVASRIASVLILIPYSINAVVAPKFAKDYSNGIVKVKILKNVKNMSFLTTLGLVIPIFLIGRNILTLFGEEFSNSYYCLIILAIGILISNYFSLAEYVLQMSNNQDILWKCILLGLILNIFFNYLLIPSYGIEGAAVASALSIICWNIIAYLFAMKKINPLIKLNPQ, from the coding sequence ATGAAGTTTTTCTCAAAAACACTCAAGCATTTAAATTTTGATTTTAGATCTGTTAAAAGCGGTAGCACTGTCTTATTCAACAAACTTCTAGGTATACTCTTAGGGTACTTAATAATTTTGTACATATCACGTACTTATGGTCCTGCAACCGTGGGGGTCTATACAATTTGCTATACCATTCTACAAATAATGGGTAATCTTGGCAGGTGTGGCACGGATGTATATATGCTCCAAAAAGTATCCTACCTCTACCCTGCGAGAGATTGTAAGCTCACAAAATATTTCAAAAAATCTACACAAATAACCGTAATTGTATCCTTAGTACTAACGATTGTTCTTATATCTAACTCCCCATGGGTAGCTGAAACTTTTCTGGACTCTTCTTATACCTATGCTGTTCTAGCAGTTGCCATAGGTATTCTTCCTATGGCAATGATAAATATAAATGGAGCTGTACTCCATGGAATGGAGAATTTTAGTAAATTTTCCTTTTCTACAAATACCAGTATTTTTTTGTTTTCTGGCATTTTTCTTTTGATATCCAGTGCTATTACAACTAAAGATTGGATTGTTTTTTATAGTTTATCATTTGGAGTAGTTTTTACATTAATGTTGGGTTATCTGTGGGTAAAAAATGGCTTTAAAGAATTGAATCAAAGCCAGAAAAATGCCACCATTAGCGAAAGTTGGTTAAAAGTACTGGCACAATCTTACCCTATGATGCTAACTGCTTCCATTATGTTCCTAGTCAACTGGACGGACAGTCTAATGCTTGGGATTTTAAAGGATACCGAAAGCGTAGGTCTTTACAGTGTTGCTTCGCGAATAGCTTCTGTTTTAATTTTAATTCCTTATTCTATAAACGCGGTAGTTGCACCAAAATTCGCAAAAGATTATAGTAACGGCATTGTTAAAGTAAAAATTTTAAAGAACGTAAAGAACATGAGTTTTCTTACCACATTGGGACTAGTGATTCCAATTTTTTTAATTGGACGAAACATCCTTACTCTTTTTGGTGAGGAATTCAGCAACAGCTACTATTGTCTAATCATATTAGCTATAGGAATTTTGATAAGCAATTATTTTAGTCTAGCAGAATATGTTTTACAGATGAGCAACAATCAGGACATCCTGTGGAAGTGTATTCTTTTAGGCCTCATTCTTAACATCTTTTTTAATTATTTGCTTATACCCTCGTATGGTATTGAAGGTGCTGCCGTTGCTAGTGCCTTGAGTATTATCTGTTGGAATATTATAGCCTACTTATTCGCCATGAAAAAAATAAACCCACTAATAAAGTTAAATCCGCAATGA
- a CDS encoding GumC family protein, with amino-acid sequence MVNRNSLNIDKFLYVLRHNWFYIPLALSIALILAMITIQKVGKNYKIEASLQIQDQSLSTHSGQQELFLKGAELFSSNTNVADEMGVITSLSTIAETLRDMNSHITVFTPHPGIFGIGTKYDELKVPPFQIKLKEGFPQVTNIPVKITFLNNGTYRVQATIEKGSLLFQSSTIDSKFNTSLDKTTIDKTLKLTQPYSDNYLNFSIDLQGNTPPSVTTEYSFVINEMRSLAESFRNKISVEPIFDGASILNIGSSSSYPQQEIDFINNLMKTYIAKSLSKKNRLAQETIASIDKQLDIAVDTLSNIEGSLEDFRSKNEIIDIAKTSENLNEQYTDLNEKKSDFSVKIEYYQYLTNSLSNNVDIDEMKSVSTAGIEDPVLSNLLIELNALIRERSSIAFSSSKESPVLKGIDQRIKTSRSAVMNNVKSLLNSYTINLRNLEQRLNKINYQISQLPKGERNLTSIERNFSLNDDLYSYLLQKKAEANIAVATNVSDKTIIDEAHLAGNPFPKKTYLLLTFIILGFIASAGILFWRYITLSKIITENDIPAYIKWPVLDSRLHQASKKADPHSYKSLKVYNKLKEKAKANAKVISIVNSDKDDDAHSFIKELISQMIGMGNHIAIVHLTADLEGAIDSSKKSTDNINQDLFDVKQAKDISLHKLHINEVADKKPLQQLLFKLKENHDFVLILTPPLNGSLAYYKIREYFDFTLYLIHSGVTDTSSLAEHYANLESDNSIGIVIMEQT; translated from the coding sequence ATGGTGAATAGAAACTCTCTAAATATCGATAAATTTTTATACGTACTTCGCCACAACTGGTTCTATATACCTCTGGCTCTCAGTATAGCCCTTATTTTGGCTATGATTACCATACAGAAAGTTGGCAAAAATTATAAAATTGAAGCTTCACTACAAATTCAAGATCAAAGTTTGAGTACGCATAGTGGTCAGCAAGAACTTTTTTTGAAAGGAGCTGAACTTTTTTCTTCAAACACTAATGTGGCGGATGAAATGGGCGTAATTACTTCACTTTCTACTATTGCCGAAACATTACGGGACATGAATTCTCATATTACCGTGTTTACCCCTCACCCTGGTATTTTTGGTATAGGAACAAAATATGATGAGCTCAAGGTCCCTCCTTTTCAAATAAAATTGAAAGAAGGCTTTCCGCAAGTGACAAACATACCTGTAAAGATTACATTCCTCAATAATGGCACTTACAGGGTTCAGGCTACCATTGAAAAGGGATCTCTTCTATTTCAATCGAGTACTATTGATTCTAAGTTCAATACCTCATTAGATAAAACCACAATAGACAAAACATTAAAACTTACGCAGCCGTACAGTGACAACTATCTAAATTTCAGTATTGACCTTCAAGGAAATACCCCTCCTTCTGTTACAACTGAATACTCTTTTGTAATTAATGAAATGCGCAGCTTGGCAGAATCTTTTCGAAACAAAATATCTGTAGAACCCATTTTTGACGGTGCAAGCATTTTAAATATAGGTAGCTCTTCAAGTTATCCTCAGCAAGAAATTGATTTCATAAATAATTTGATGAAGACTTATATAGCTAAGAGCCTATCAAAAAAGAATCGTCTTGCCCAAGAAACCATAGCTTCCATAGACAAGCAATTGGATATAGCCGTGGACACACTATCAAATATTGAAGGGTCTCTAGAAGATTTCAGATCAAAAAACGAAATTATTGACATAGCCAAAACGTCCGAAAATCTTAATGAACAGTATACGGACCTTAACGAGAAAAAATCAGATTTTTCGGTAAAGATTGAATATTACCAATACCTAACTAATTCCTTATCCAACAATGTAGATATTGATGAGATGAAATCGGTATCCACTGCGGGTATTGAAGACCCTGTTCTTAGTAACTTACTTATAGAATTAAATGCACTAATTAGAGAGCGTAGTTCAATTGCGTTTTCTTCAAGTAAAGAAAGCCCTGTCTTAAAAGGCATTGATCAGCGTATTAAAACAAGTCGATCTGCTGTAATGAACAATGTAAAAAGCTTGCTTAACTCTTACACCATAAACCTGCGCAACCTAGAGCAAAGGCTAAACAAAATTAACTATCAAATTTCACAGCTTCCGAAAGGGGAACGCAACTTGACCTCCATTGAGCGTAATTTCTCCCTTAATGATGATCTTTACAGTTATCTCTTACAAAAAAAAGCTGAAGCTAACATTGCCGTCGCTACAAATGTTTCGGACAAAACTATTATTGACGAGGCACATTTAGCAGGAAATCCATTCCCAAAGAAAACCTACCTCCTGTTAACCTTCATAATACTGGGATTTATCGCTTCTGCCGGTATTCTGTTCTGGAGATATATCACCCTATCTAAAATAATTACCGAGAACGATATTCCTGCCTATATAAAATGGCCGGTATTAGACAGCCGTCTACACCAAGCAAGCAAGAAGGCTGATCCGCATAGCTATAAATCCTTAAAGGTTTATAATAAATTAAAAGAAAAGGCTAAAGCAAACGCCAAAGTAATTTCTATAGTTAACTCCGATAAAGATGATGACGCCCATTCTTTTATAAAAGAATTGATTAGTCAAATGATTGGTATGGGAAATCATATTGCCATTGTTCATTTAACTGCAGATTTAGAAGGGGCTATTGATTCATCTAAAAAATCTACTGATAATATAAATCAAGACTTATTTGATGTTAAACAAGCTAAGGACATATCGTTACACAAACTACACATAAATGAAGTTGCAGATAAAAAACCCTTACAACAACTACTTTTTAAACTAAAAGAGAACCATGACTTTGTACTCATTCTCACCCCTCCTTTAAATGGTTCTTTGGCATACTATAAAATTCGAGAATATTTTGACTTTACTCTTTACTTAATACATAGTGGTGTTACTGATACCTCCTCCCTTGCAGAACACTATGCTAATCTAGAATCGGATAATAGTATAGGAATTGTAATAATGGAACAAACATAA